One window of the Anguilla rostrata isolate EN2019 chromosome 13, ASM1855537v3, whole genome shotgun sequence genome contains the following:
- the dyrk3 gene encoding dual specificity tyrosine-phosphorylation-regulated kinase 3 isoform X1, with amino-acid sequence MMILSRKPDGPITAARPGDGLYDSYMRTDRVVTEDSHTNARSPPAFPAVSKHTGGNKPAMKDQQPTGVRGNQVKVRYLYEDSSKGKANAPAKTTASLSKEKSLDSTCSVRSGDSTDRPGKVEPLTPEQALKLHGQQLTALEQQEILAYPEVYFLGPNAKKRPAAAGGSNNNGFDDDQGGYIHVPHDHLAYRYEFLKVIGKGSFGQVAKVYDHKTRQHLALKMVRNEKRFHRQAAEEIRILEHLRKQDKTGGMNVVHMLESFTFRGHICMTFELLSMNLYELIKRNKFQGFSLPLVRKFGLSILQCLDSLQRSQIIHCDLKPENILLKQPGRSGIKVIDFGSSCYEHQRVYTYIQSRFYRAPEVILGARYGMPIDMWSLGCILAELLTGYPLFPGEDEGDQLACMMELLGLPPQKLLEQSKRAKNFISSKGQPRYCTTSTLSGGGVVLNGGRSRRGKLRGPPGSRDWASVLKGCDDAIFIDFLRKCLDWDPAARLTPAQALRHPWLFKRLPKPLVGDRTLPPRRGADHSSSFPSIMSKLPPALGPANSKLRTAMMGDGGGGIPLRTVLPKLVT; translated from the coding sequence ggtGGAAACAAGCCAGCAATGAAGGACCAGCAGCCGACGGGTGTCCGGGGCAACCAGGTGAAGGTCAGGTACCTGTACGAGGACTCAAGTAAGGGGAAGGCCAATGCCCCTGCCAAAACCACGGCCTCTCTGTCCAAGGAGAAGAGCCTGGACAGCACCTGCTCGGTCAGGTCCGGCGACAGCACGGACCGGCCCGGTAAGGTGGAGCCCCTGACCCCCGAGCAGGCCCTCAAACTGCACGGGCAGCAGCTGACCGCGCTGGAGCAGCAGGAGATCCTGGCCTACCCCGAGGTCTACTTCCTGGGGCCCAACGCCAAGAAGAGGCCGGCGGCGGCTGGGGGATCCAACAACAACGGCTTCGATGACGACCAGGGCGGCTACATCCACGTGCCGCACGACCACCTGGCCTACCGCTACGAGTTCCTCAAGGTGATCGGCAAGGGCAGCTTCGGCCAGGTGGCCAAGGTGTACGACCACAAGACGCGGCAGCACCTGGCGCTGAAGATGGTGCGCAACGAGAAGCGGTTCCACCGGCAGGCGGCCGAGGAGATCCGCATCCTGGAGCACCTGCGCAAGCAGGACAAGACGGGCGGCATGAACGTGGTGCACATGCTGGAGAGCTTCACCTTCCGCGGGCACATCTGCATGACCTTCGAGCTGCTCAGCATGAACCTCTACGAGCTCATCAAGAGGAACAAGTTCCAGGGCTTCAGCCTGCCGCTGGTGCGCAAGTTCGGCCTGTCCATCCTGCAGTGCCTGGACTCGCTGCAGCGCAGCCAGATCATCCACTGCGACCTCAAGCCCGAGAACATCCTGCTCAAGCAGCCGGGCCGCAGCGGCATCAAGGTCATCGACTTCGGCTCCAGCTGCTACGAGCACCAGCGCGTCTACACCTACATCCAGTCCCGCTTCTACCGCGCGCCCGAGGTCATCCTGGGCGCCCGCTACGGCATGCCCATCGACATGTGGAGCCTGGGCTGCATCCTGGCGGAGCTGCTGACGGGGTACCCGCTCTTCCCCGGGGAGGACGAGGGCGACCAGCTGGCCTGCATGATGGAGCTGCTGGGCCTCCCGCCGCAGAAGCTTCTGGAACAGTCCAAGCGGGCCAAGAACTTCATCAGCTCCAAGGGCCAGCCGCGGTACTGCACGACCAGCACGCTGagcggggggggcgtggtgcTGAACGGGGGCCGCTCGCGGCGCGGGAAGCTGAGGGGGCCCCCGGGGAGCCGCGATTGGGCGTCGGTCCTGAAGGGCTGCGACGACGCCATCTTCATCGACTTCCTGAGGAAGTGCCTGGACTGGGACCCCGCCGCACGCCTCACCCCCGCCCAGGCCCTGCGCCACCCCTGGCTCTTTAAGCGCCTGCCCAAACCCCTGGTGGGGGACCGGACCCTGCCGCCCCGCCGGGGGGCCGACCACAGCTCCTCCTTCCCCAGCATCATGTCCAAACTGCCCCCCGCGCTCGGCCCGGCCAATAGCAAGCTGAGGACCGCCATGATgggggacggtggggggggCATCCCCCTGCGCACCGTGCTGCCCAAACTGGTCACTTAG
- the dyrk3 gene encoding dual specificity tyrosine-phosphorylation-regulated kinase 3 isoform X2 produces MRTDRVVTEDSHTNARSPPAFPAVSKHTGGNKPAMKDQQPTGVRGNQVKVRYLYEDSSKGKANAPAKTTASLSKEKSLDSTCSVRSGDSTDRPGKVEPLTPEQALKLHGQQLTALEQQEILAYPEVYFLGPNAKKRPAAAGGSNNNGFDDDQGGYIHVPHDHLAYRYEFLKVIGKGSFGQVAKVYDHKTRQHLALKMVRNEKRFHRQAAEEIRILEHLRKQDKTGGMNVVHMLESFTFRGHICMTFELLSMNLYELIKRNKFQGFSLPLVRKFGLSILQCLDSLQRSQIIHCDLKPENILLKQPGRSGIKVIDFGSSCYEHQRVYTYIQSRFYRAPEVILGARYGMPIDMWSLGCILAELLTGYPLFPGEDEGDQLACMMELLGLPPQKLLEQSKRAKNFISSKGQPRYCTTSTLSGGGVVLNGGRSRRGKLRGPPGSRDWASVLKGCDDAIFIDFLRKCLDWDPAARLTPAQALRHPWLFKRLPKPLVGDRTLPPRRGADHSSSFPSIMSKLPPALGPANSKLRTAMMGDGGGGIPLRTVLPKLVT; encoded by the coding sequence ggtGGAAACAAGCCAGCAATGAAGGACCAGCAGCCGACGGGTGTCCGGGGCAACCAGGTGAAGGTCAGGTACCTGTACGAGGACTCAAGTAAGGGGAAGGCCAATGCCCCTGCCAAAACCACGGCCTCTCTGTCCAAGGAGAAGAGCCTGGACAGCACCTGCTCGGTCAGGTCCGGCGACAGCACGGACCGGCCCGGTAAGGTGGAGCCCCTGACCCCCGAGCAGGCCCTCAAACTGCACGGGCAGCAGCTGACCGCGCTGGAGCAGCAGGAGATCCTGGCCTACCCCGAGGTCTACTTCCTGGGGCCCAACGCCAAGAAGAGGCCGGCGGCGGCTGGGGGATCCAACAACAACGGCTTCGATGACGACCAGGGCGGCTACATCCACGTGCCGCACGACCACCTGGCCTACCGCTACGAGTTCCTCAAGGTGATCGGCAAGGGCAGCTTCGGCCAGGTGGCCAAGGTGTACGACCACAAGACGCGGCAGCACCTGGCGCTGAAGATGGTGCGCAACGAGAAGCGGTTCCACCGGCAGGCGGCCGAGGAGATCCGCATCCTGGAGCACCTGCGCAAGCAGGACAAGACGGGCGGCATGAACGTGGTGCACATGCTGGAGAGCTTCACCTTCCGCGGGCACATCTGCATGACCTTCGAGCTGCTCAGCATGAACCTCTACGAGCTCATCAAGAGGAACAAGTTCCAGGGCTTCAGCCTGCCGCTGGTGCGCAAGTTCGGCCTGTCCATCCTGCAGTGCCTGGACTCGCTGCAGCGCAGCCAGATCATCCACTGCGACCTCAAGCCCGAGAACATCCTGCTCAAGCAGCCGGGCCGCAGCGGCATCAAGGTCATCGACTTCGGCTCCAGCTGCTACGAGCACCAGCGCGTCTACACCTACATCCAGTCCCGCTTCTACCGCGCGCCCGAGGTCATCCTGGGCGCCCGCTACGGCATGCCCATCGACATGTGGAGCCTGGGCTGCATCCTGGCGGAGCTGCTGACGGGGTACCCGCTCTTCCCCGGGGAGGACGAGGGCGACCAGCTGGCCTGCATGATGGAGCTGCTGGGCCTCCCGCCGCAGAAGCTTCTGGAACAGTCCAAGCGGGCCAAGAACTTCATCAGCTCCAAGGGCCAGCCGCGGTACTGCACGACCAGCACGCTGagcggggggggcgtggtgcTGAACGGGGGCCGCTCGCGGCGCGGGAAGCTGAGGGGGCCCCCGGGGAGCCGCGATTGGGCGTCGGTCCTGAAGGGCTGCGACGACGCCATCTTCATCGACTTCCTGAGGAAGTGCCTGGACTGGGACCCCGCCGCACGCCTCACCCCCGCCCAGGCCCTGCGCCACCCCTGGCTCTTTAAGCGCCTGCCCAAACCCCTGGTGGGGGACCGGACCCTGCCGCCCCGCCGGGGGGCCGACCACAGCTCCTCCTTCCCCAGCATCATGTCCAAACTGCCCCCCGCGCTCGGCCCGGCCAATAGCAAGCTGAGGACCGCCATGATgggggacggtggggggggCATCCCCCTGCGCACCGTGCTGCCCAAACTGGTCACTTAG